The following are from one region of the Cyclopterus lumpus isolate fCycLum1 chromosome 21, fCycLum1.pri, whole genome shotgun sequence genome:
- the tmem198a gene encoding transmembrane protein 198-B, protein MTSTNQLLGLAEVSLKCDQEIERRYEIVPSVVCSMCCLFGIIYCFFGYRCFKAVLFLTGLMFGSVVIFMLCYKERVMDTQLSVEASVGIGLGIGTLCGLVTMLVRSVGLFMVGLLLGLLLGVASLVAMEEFYHPRTVWVPLGILLGSGTLFAVLTLQWQRCFVTLSTATFGSAIITVTVDYFIELFALVHYVYERIRVAPKRPVCWFTWIILGVWPVLSLLGVLIQWKVTAEGFSHTEVVLSRQQRRVQLMRIRQREDRLKKEKENKKKKKRENVKTTHKQKAHTHHHHHHHQQYHHPAASHPHHQAQSSQPPKVPPPPQTEPGYQRKTNPKRRFDGDVLSPSYIKSFRDRQTDRRAYSHSRMMSRSRMAELDYDCGSRVPLTAPSGPPVHI, encoded by the exons ATGACTTCCACCAATCAACTGCTGGGTTTGGCTGAGGTGAGCCTGAAGTGTGACCAGGAGATTGAGAGGAGATATGAGATTGTTCCCTCAGTGGTCTGCTCCATGTGCTGCCTCTTTGGCATCATCTACTGCTTCTTCG GCTATCGATGCTTTAAGGCCGTATTGTTCCTCACAGGCCTAATGTTTGGCTCAGTGGTCATCTTCATGTTGTGCTACAAGGAGAGAGTGATGGACACTCAGCTGAGTGTAGAGGCATCGGTGGGCATCGGCCTGGGGATCGGGACCCTGTGTGGCCTGGTGACCATGTTGGTCCGCAGCGTGGGACTGTTTATGGTGGGCCTACTGCTGGGCCTGCTGTTAGGAGTGGCTTCACTGGTG GCCATGGAGGAGTTCTACCACCCCAGAACAGTATGGGTTCCTCTGGGTATTCTCCTGGGTTCTGGGACACTATTTGCCGTCCTCACTCTTCAATGGCAGCGCTGTTTCGTCACCCTCTCCACCGCCACCTTCGGCTCTGCCATCATCACCGTCACGGTGGACTACTTTATAGAGCTGTTCGCCTTGGTGCACTACGTCTACGAGAGAATCAGG GTAGCGCCAAAGAGGCCAGTGTGCTGGTTTACTTGGATCATCTTGGGGGTGTGGCCTGTCCTGTCCCTCCTCGGAGTGCTGATCCAATGGAAAGTCACTGCCGAGGGATTTTCTCACACAGAAG TGGTGTTGAGTCGACAGCAACGGAGGGTTCAGCTCATGCGGATCCGACAGCGGGAAGATAGGctgaaaaaggagaaggagaacaaaaagaagaaaaaacgagaGAACGTGAAGACCACCCACAAACAGAAAGCccacacccaccaccaccaccaccaccaccagcagtaCCATCACCCTGCGGCATCCCACCCTCATCACCAAGCCCAGAGCTCCCAGCCACCTAaagtcccccctcctcctcagacTGAACCCGGCTACCAGCGCAAGACCAACCCTAAAAGGCGCTTTGATGGAGATGTGCTTTCACCG AGCTACATCAAGAGTTTCAGGGACCGACAAACAGACAGACGAGCCTACTCCCACAGTCGAATGATGAGCCGCTCCCGCATGGCTGAACTCGACTACGACTGCGGGTCTCGAGTGCCCCTCACAGCTCCCAGTGGACCCCCAGTTCACATCTGA
- the desma gene encoding desmin a: MSKSYSSSAQTASSYRRTFGSGVGSTPMSSVFSSGGGGGGGRSSSASRMSSRVYEVKNNASPSYSYRLSSGAGGAGFGSSSAMRNYSGEKLDFNLADAMNQDFLNTRTNEKAELQHLNDRFASYIEKVRFLEQQNAALTVEIETLKGREGPGRVAEIYEEEMRELRRQIEALSNQRARVEVDRDNLADDLQKLKHRLQEEIHQKEEAENNLSAFRADVDNATLARLDLERRIESLQEEIAFLKKIHEEEIRELQGQMQETQVQVQMDMSKPDLTSALRDIRVQYEGIAAKNIAEAEDWYKSKVSDLNQAVNKNNDALRQSKQESMEYRHQIQSFTCEIDSLKGTNESLLRQMRDMEDRMTLEASGYQDSVTRLEEDIAKMKDDMARHLREYQDLLNVKMALDIEIATYRKLLEGEESRITTTGPVQSTYSSIGFRETNPESQHQRSSEVHSKKTVLIKTIETRDGEVVSESTQHQQDIM; encoded by the exons ATGAGCAAGTCTTATTCATCTTCGGCCCAGACGGCCTCCTCGTACCGTCGCACCTTCGGCTCTGGCGTCGGGTCAACCCCAATGTCTTCCGTCTTCTCAtctggaggtggtggtggtggtggccgCAGCTCCTCTGCAAGCCGCATGTCTTCCAGAGTCTATGAAGTTAAGAACAACGCTAGTCCCTCCTATTCTTACCGGTTGTCCTCTGGTGCTGGGGGAGCAGGGTTCGGCTCCTCTTCAGCCATGCGCAACTATTCTGGCGAGAAACTTGACTTCAACCTGGCCGATGCCATGAACCAGGACTTCCTCAACACAAGGACCAATGAGAAGGCCGAGCTTCAGCACCTTAATGATCGCTTCGCCAGCTACATCGAGAAGGTGCGTTTCCTGGAGCAGCAGAATGCAGCGCTGACGGTGGAGATTGAGACGCTGAAGGGCCGCGAGGGGCCCGGTCGCGTGGCTGAGATATACGAGGAGGAAATGAGGGAGCTGAGGAGGCAGATTGAGGCCCTCTCCAACCAGCGCGCCCGAGTGGAGGTTGACAGAGACAACCTGGCTGATGACCTGCAGAAGCTGAAGCACAG ACTGCAGGAGGAGATTCACCAGAAGGAAGAGGCTGAGAACAACCTTTCTGCCTTCAGAGCC GATGTTGACAATGCCACTCTGGCCAGGCTGGACCTGGAGAGACGCATTGAGAGCCTGCAAGAGGAGATTGCCTTCCTCAAGAAGATTCATGAAGAG GAGATCCGTGAGCTGCAGGGCCAGATGCAGGAAACACAGGTGCAGGTCCAGATGGACATGTCCAAACCCGACCTGACTTCTGCTCTGAGGGACATCCGTGTGCAGTATGAGGGCATCGCTGCCAAGAACATCGCAGAGGCTGAAGACTGGTACAAGTCTAAG GTGTCTGATCTGAACCAGGCTGTGAACAAGAACAATGATGCTCTGCGTCAGTCCAAGCAGGAGAGCATGGAGTACAGGCACCAGATACAGTCCTTCACCTGCGAGATTGACTCACTCAAGGGCACC AACGAGTCTCTGCTGCGCCAGatgagagacatggaggaccgCATGACCCTCGAGGCTTCTGGTTACCAGGATAGTGTCACACGGCTGGAGGAGGACATTGCTAAGATGAAG GATGATATGGCTCGTCACCTGAGAGAGTACCAGGACCTCCTCAATGTGAAGATGGCCCTTGATATTGAAATCGCCACCTACCGCAAGCtgctggagggagaggagagcag GATCACTACCACCGGGCCTGTCCAGTCTACTTATTCCTCTATTGGATTCAGAG AGACCAATCCTGAGTCCCAGCATCAGCGCTCCTCAGAGGTTCACTCCAAGAAGACCGTTCTCATCAAGACCATCGAGACCCGCGATGGAGAG GTTGTCAGCGAGTCCACACAGCATCAGCAAGACATCATGTAA